In Marinomonas posidonica IVIA-Po-181, a single window of DNA contains:
- a CDS encoding L-threonylcarbamoyladenylate synthase, with the protein MSQFFQIHPENPQTRLIKQAAEVIRQGGVIAYPTDCGYSLGCHLGDKSALDRIRAIRRLDDKHNFTLVCRDLSEISTYARFDNRLYRLLKSNTPGPYTFIFGATSEVPRRLLHPKRKTIGIRVPNNRIVSALLEELGEPIMSVSLILPGETDPMTDPYDIRDSLEHALDLVIDGGFCGFQPTTVVAMDADSVNVIRVGAGDPAPFA; encoded by the coding sequence ATGAGTCAGTTTTTTCAAATACACCCAGAGAACCCTCAGACACGCTTGATAAAACAAGCGGCGGAAGTGATTCGTCAAGGCGGTGTCATTGCCTATCCGACAGACTGTGGTTATTCCTTAGGGTGTCATTTGGGGGATAAATCGGCATTGGACAGAATACGTGCCATTCGGCGTTTAGACGACAAACATAATTTTACCTTGGTATGTCGAGATTTGTCTGAAATTTCGACATACGCGCGTTTTGATAATCGCTTATACCGACTGTTAAAAAGTAACACACCAGGCCCGTATACTTTTATTTTTGGGGCGACGTCCGAAGTGCCAAGACGTTTATTGCACCCAAAACGCAAAACCATTGGCATTCGCGTGCCAAATAATCGCATTGTGTCCGCCTTATTGGAGGAACTGGGTGAACCGATTATGAGTGTATCTTTGATCTTGCCAGGTGAAACTGATCCAATGACGGATCCGTATGATATTCGCGATAGCTTGGAACATGCTCTAGATTTAGTGATTGATGGTGGTTTTTGTGGTTTTCAACCAACCACTGTAGTAGCAATGGACGCGGATAGTGTTAATGTCATTCGAGTGGGGGCTGGTGATCCAGCGCCATTTGCGTAA
- the rluB gene encoding 23S rRNA pseudouridine(2605) synthase RluB has protein sequence MDEKLQKVLARAGQGSRREMENRIREGRVLVNGEVATLGDRVSITDSITIDGYAIVATEAGANRRVIIYNKPEGEVCTRKDPEGRTTVFEKLPKLRGERWIAVGRLDINTSGLLLFTTDGELANRLMHPSTEIDREYLVRVMGEVTDENLDSLKKGVNLEDGPAKFTDIVDGGGEGINHWFYVCLMEGRNREVRRLWESQGVKVNRLKRVRFGPVFLPSKAKVGRWVEMEGDEVNALCDLVDLQSTATQPKTQQQKLDMKRNKNKATAGGARRAKGFDWQSSEKPEFKPKKPGKRSFR, from the coding sequence ATGGACGAAAAGTTACAGAAAGTATTAGCGCGTGCAGGACAAGGTTCTCGACGTGAAATGGAAAACCGTATTCGTGAGGGCCGAGTGTTGGTCAATGGCGAGGTTGCCACCTTAGGTGATCGCGTGAGTATAACGGATTCTATTACCATTGATGGATATGCCATCGTAGCGACGGAAGCGGGCGCGAATCGCCGAGTCATCATCTACAACAAGCCAGAAGGCGAAGTCTGTACTCGCAAGGACCCAGAAGGTCGTACGACGGTATTTGAAAAACTGCCTAAATTACGTGGTGAGCGCTGGATTGCTGTCGGCCGATTGGATATTAATACCTCCGGACTATTGTTGTTTACAACCGACGGTGAGCTGGCCAACCGTCTAATGCACCCTTCTACCGAAATCGACCGAGAGTATTTGGTTCGTGTGATGGGAGAAGTGACGGATGAGAATTTAGACAGTCTTAAAAAAGGTGTGAACCTTGAAGATGGTCCAGCAAAATTCACTGACATCGTCGATGGTGGTGGTGAAGGCATTAACCATTGGTTTTATGTTTGCTTAATGGAAGGTCGTAACCGAGAGGTTCGCCGCCTTTGGGAGTCTCAAGGAGTGAAAGTCAACCGTTTGAAGCGTGTTCGTTTTGGACCGGTTTTCTTACCTTCGAAAGCGAAGGTTGGTCGTTGGGTTGAGATGGAAGGTGATGAAGTAAACGCATTATGCGATCTAGTCGATCTACAATCTACGGCAACTCAGCCTAAGACTCAGCAGCAAAAACTAGACATGAAGCGTAATAAGAATAAGGCGACCGCAGGTGGTGCGCGTCGTGCCAAAGGCTTTGATTGGCAATCAAGTGAAAAACCGGAATTTAAGCCGAAAAAGCCTGGCAAAAGATCCTTTCGATAA
- a CDS encoding DUF1499 domain-containing protein: MIVLIVVLLAGFFVYVKMNNQMPEGLGVTDGQLKPCSSAPNCVSTQADQTDDVHYADPVVYSGGRQDMQLRIEAYMLRQGAKLVDNSLGYAHFEVESDIVGYIDDIEFYLPESDSVVHIRSSSRIGYSDFGVNRDRVRQIQNLLVD; the protein is encoded by the coding sequence ATGATTGTGTTGATAGTAGTATTGCTCGCAGGCTTTTTTGTTTACGTCAAGATGAATAATCAAATGCCAGAAGGATTAGGCGTGACTGATGGACAGTTGAAGCCTTGCTCCAGCGCTCCAAATTGTGTTTCTACTCAGGCTGATCAAACCGATGACGTTCATTATGCCGATCCTGTGGTGTATTCCGGAGGTCGTCAAGATATGCAACTAAGAATCGAAGCCTATATGCTGCGACAAGGGGCCAAATTAGTTGATAATTCACTAGGTTATGCGCATTTTGAGGTAGAAAGTGACATTGTCGGCTATATTGATGATATCGAGTTTTATTTACCGGAAAGTGACAGTGTTGTGCATATTCGCTCGTCGTCGCGTATCGGTTATTCCGATTTTGGCGTAAATCGTGACAGAGTTAGACAAATTCAAAATCTTCTAGTAGATTGA
- a CDS encoding response regulator, with the protein MSVNEDQTILIVEDDERLASLTQEYLQKNGFNVSVEPDGRKAISRIVNEQPSLVILDLMLPGADGFTVCRSVRNDYKGPILMLTARSDDVDQILGLEIGADDYVSKPAKPRVLLARVQSLLRRSTQDVDLTIDASKEEQNLVFGPLKIDNSRREAWLSNEEVELTSAEFDLLWLLASSAGRILSREEIFGELRGIEYDGQDRSVDVRISRIRSKIGDDPIHPRRIKTIRSKGYLFVKEV; encoded by the coding sequence ATGAGTGTGAATGAAGACCAAACAATTTTGATTGTTGAGGATGATGAGCGCTTGGCCTCGCTCACCCAAGAATATTTACAAAAAAATGGTTTTAATGTGAGCGTTGAGCCTGATGGACGCAAAGCCATCAGCCGAATTGTGAATGAACAACCTTCTCTGGTTATTTTGGATTTAATGCTACCGGGTGCAGATGGTTTTACTGTGTGCCGTAGTGTTCGTAATGACTACAAAGGCCCAATTCTGATGCTGACCGCTCGCAGTGACGATGTGGATCAGATTCTTGGCCTAGAAATTGGTGCGGATGATTATGTATCCAAACCGGCGAAACCACGAGTCTTGCTAGCACGAGTACAATCATTACTTCGTCGAAGTACTCAAGATGTCGATTTAACCATCGATGCATCGAAAGAAGAGCAAAATCTGGTTTTTGGCCCGTTGAAAATTGATAACTCTCGCCGTGAGGCTTGGTTGTCGAACGAAGAAGTGGAACTCACCAGTGCGGAATTTGATTTGCTTTGGCTATTGGCGAGCAGTGCTGGCCGCATTCTTAGTCGTGAGGAAATCTTCGGTGAATTGCGTGGCATTGAATACGATGGTCAAGATCGCTCGGTTGATGTTCGTATTTCCCGTATTCGTTCAAAAATTGGTGATGACCCGATTCATCCCCGCCGAATAAAGACCATTCGTAGTAAAGGTTATTTGTTCGTAAAAGAAGTATAA
- a CDS encoding ATP-binding protein translates to MREEMWRLYRHLIIGGVLVVAACYAVMEFTQIRYDTSRTEQLLSVDAELSAALFLSGVSRDLPSSRFNWTVRPSDTFSVDEISSLLKNKSWLKLPDGRYQIALGPIERPLLIGRTNAEQLIFRIEPLLDQFIFADQFSYQDKKILLESMSSVSMVPSTQQVTAELTGVARVHGIYSEYGFIWKDAEASEAVYLSAADRDYVSLTFTVVAVSSIGMAIMLVLIWRELLTLDFKRKTFESITRQIARGRSGLPKGIPDSSGTLKELAYSFDSMSSHIQRLLKVQREMINAISHELRTPIARLRFGLEVMKDEVDEEVATTVEALEGDVEELNTLVDEVLTYGKLEDGSLALNFNDISMADLIDGILQHNNPLLKHLEVEVRMDENDLVVADEHHLNRALQNLILNAAKYAAGKITITFSQDSERWQVDIEDDGPGIAFEDRDKVFIPFQRLDNSRTRASGGYGLGLAIVQRIAFWHGGAVLIDASESGGAKFSLIWSRSQHQTTLS, encoded by the coding sequence ATGCGTGAAGAAATGTGGCGACTCTATCGACACCTAATTATTGGTGGTGTTTTGGTCGTAGCAGCTTGCTATGCTGTCATGGAATTCACGCAGATCCGATACGACACGTCGCGGACTGAGCAGCTGCTTTCTGTCGATGCTGAACTCAGTGCGGCTTTGTTTCTGTCCGGTGTGAGTCGAGACTTACCCAGTTCTCGCTTTAACTGGACAGTACGTCCTTCCGATACCTTCAGTGTGGACGAAATCTCCTCTCTGCTTAAAAATAAAAGTTGGTTGAAACTACCGGACGGTCGTTATCAGATTGCGCTTGGTCCTATTGAACGACCTCTTTTGATTGGCCGCACCAACGCTGAACAATTGATTTTTAGAATTGAGCCCTTGCTTGACCAGTTTATTTTTGCGGATCAATTCTCTTATCAAGATAAAAAAATTCTACTCGAAAGCATGTCCAGTGTTTCCATGGTGCCCTCTACACAGCAGGTAACGGCTGAGCTTACGGGGGTTGCAAGGGTTCATGGCATTTACAGTGAATATGGTTTTATCTGGAAGGATGCTGAAGCGTCTGAAGCTGTTTATTTATCGGCGGCGGACAGAGATTATGTGTCTTTAACCTTTACGGTTGTGGCGGTTTCTAGCATAGGTATGGCCATTATGTTGGTGCTGATTTGGCGCGAATTATTGACCCTAGATTTCAAGCGGAAAACCTTTGAAAGTATCACACGACAAATTGCTCGTGGCCGCAGTGGTTTACCTAAAGGCATTCCAGATAGTAGTGGTACGCTAAAAGAGTTAGCTTATTCCTTTGACTCTATGTCCTCTCACATTCAGCGCCTATTAAAAGTACAGCGTGAAATGATTAATGCGATTTCCCATGAGTTAAGAACGCCAATCGCTCGTCTTCGCTTTGGTTTAGAGGTAATGAAAGACGAAGTGGATGAGGAGGTTGCAACCACAGTTGAAGCCTTGGAAGGTGATGTAGAAGAGCTGAACACACTGGTTGATGAGGTGTTGACCTATGGTAAGTTGGAAGACGGCTCATTGGCATTGAATTTTAATGATATCTCAATGGCAGATCTTATTGATGGTATTTTGCAGCATAACAATCCATTGCTGAAACACTTGGAAGTGGAAGTCCGAATGGATGAAAATGACCTTGTGGTGGCGGATGAACATCATTTGAATCGAGCGCTACAAAACTTAATCTTGAATGCAGCCAAGTACGCTGCCGGTAAGATCACCATTACCTTTTCTCAAGACTCTGAACGTTGGCAAGTGGACATTGAAGACGATGGCCCAGGGATAGCATTTGAAGACAGAGACAAAGTCTTTATTCCCTTTCAGCGATTGGACAATAGCCGTACTCGCGCCTCAGGGGGTTATGGACTCGGTTTGGCCATTGTTCAGCGTATTGCATTTTGGCATGGTGGTGCGGTATTGATCGATGCCAGCGAATCTGGCGGCGCAAAATTCAGTTTGATATGGTCTCGCAGTCAGCATCAAACGACCTTGTCTTAA
- a CDS encoding LysR family transcriptional regulator, with translation MSIIEVRHLKTLTALRETGSLVEAAERVHLTQSALSHQLKDLEEKLGCQLFIRKTKPVRFTSAGLRLLQLADDVLVSFRSAQRDIQRFAEGESGRLHIAIECHSCYEWLMPTIDHFREHWPDVELDLSTAFGFMPLPALARGDLDLVVTSDPQDLPNIEYIPLFQYESQVALSRHHALAKKDFLMPEDFTKETLISYPVEAERLDIFKHFLNPAGIAPAKIRHSELTLMMMQLVASGRGVCCLPNWALTEYTNRQYVITKSLGEEGVWCKLYLAIRKDQRENAYMEDLINTASKTCFKNLKGILAPDL, from the coding sequence ATGAGCATCATTGAAGTTAGGCATTTAAAAACACTCACCGCATTGAGAGAAACTGGCAGCTTAGTGGAAGCCGCAGAGCGAGTTCATTTAACTCAATCCGCCCTCTCACATCAATTAAAAGACCTAGAAGAAAAGCTTGGATGCCAACTCTTTATTCGAAAAACCAAACCGGTTCGCTTTACCAGCGCTGGTCTGCGCCTGTTACAACTAGCCGATGATGTTCTGGTGTCTTTCCGCTCAGCACAAAGAGACATTCAACGCTTCGCAGAAGGGGAAAGTGGTCGTTTGCACATTGCGATCGAATGCCACAGTTGTTACGAATGGTTGATGCCAACCATTGACCATTTCCGAGAGCACTGGCCTGACGTAGAACTCGATTTATCCACGGCTTTTGGTTTTATGCCTTTACCCGCTCTGGCCCGTGGCGATCTGGATTTGGTAGTGACATCTGACCCACAAGACTTGCCGAATATTGAATACATCCCTTTGTTTCAATATGAATCACAAGTGGCGTTATCACGTCATCATGCGTTAGCCAAAAAAGACTTTCTGATGCCAGAAGACTTTACCAAAGAAACGCTAATCAGCTATCCCGTTGAAGCAGAGCGATTAGATATTTTTAAACATTTTCTCAATCCAGCAGGGATCGCGCCAGCAAAAATCCGCCACAGCGAATTAACCTTAATGATGATGCAATTAGTGGCCAGTGGTCGTGGCGTCTGTTGTTTACCGAATTGGGCCCTAACCGAATACACCAATCGTCAGTACGTGATCACTAAATCACTGGGCGAAGAAGGTGTCTGGTGTAAGCTCTATCTGGCGATCCGTAAAGATCAAAGAGAAAATGCTTATATGGAAGATTTAATTAATACGGCTTCTAAGACATGCTTTAAGAATTTGAAAGGCATTTTAGCACCGGATCTATAA
- the argF gene encoding ornithine carbamoyltransferase has protein sequence MSPRHFLTLKDLSSNELKQLLLRASELKKIHREGTLFQPLKNRVLAMIFEKSSTRTRVSFEAGMAQFGGHALFLSSRDTQLGRGEPVEDSARVISSMVDAVMIRTFDHKTVETFAKYSSVPVINALTDDYHPCQLLADMQTYQEHRGSIEGKKVVWVGDGNNMCNSYINAAALLDFQLVIACPKGYEPSPELAAEHQDRVTILHDAHQAATGADLIVTDVFASMGQEDEQEQRLQDFDGFQVNADLMSKANPDALFMHCLPAHRGEEVSAEVLDHPDSVVWDEAENRLHAQKALLEFLIRH, from the coding sequence GTGTCGCCAAGACATTTTCTTACTCTGAAGGATTTATCCTCTAATGAGTTAAAACAATTACTATTACGAGCTTCTGAGCTTAAGAAAATTCATCGTGAAGGCACTTTATTCCAACCTTTAAAAAACCGTGTATTGGCAATGATCTTTGAGAAATCATCGACTCGTACACGAGTATCTTTTGAAGCCGGTATGGCGCAATTTGGTGGCCACGCTCTGTTCTTATCATCAAGAGATACCCAATTGGGCCGTGGCGAACCAGTAGAAGACAGCGCGCGTGTTATTTCCAGCATGGTTGATGCCGTAATGATTCGTACATTCGATCATAAAACAGTAGAAACCTTTGCCAAATACTCCTCTGTGCCTGTGATCAACGCGTTGACAGATGACTATCATCCTTGCCAGCTATTGGCCGACATGCAAACCTACCAAGAACATCGAGGCTCGATTGAAGGTAAGAAAGTCGTTTGGGTAGGCGATGGCAATAATATGTGTAATTCCTATATTAATGCTGCGGCTTTGTTGGATTTTCAATTGGTTATTGCTTGCCCTAAAGGTTACGAACCCAGTCCTGAACTGGCTGCGGAGCATCAAGATCGCGTCACCATTCTTCATGACGCACACCAAGCTGCGACGGGTGCCGATTTAATTGTTACCGATGTCTTTGCTTCAATGGGGCAAGAAGACGAACAAGAGCAACGCTTGCAAGATTTCGACGGTTTTCAGGTCAACGCAGACTTGATGTCAAAAGCGAACCCAGATGCCCTCTTCATGCATTGCTTACCGGCTCACAGAGGCGAAGAAGTGTCTGCGGAAGTATTGGATCACCCAGACTCAGTGGTATGGGACGAAGCCGAAAATCGACTGCACGCTCAAAAAGCATTACTTGAATTTTTGATCCGTCACTAA
- the grxD gene encoding Grx4 family monothiol glutaredoxin encodes MSNTIETIKEQISNNDILLYMKGNPRAPQCGFSSQAVQALMSCGERFAFVNILENPDIRAELPKFANWPTFPQLWVKGELVGGCDIIVEMAGNGELQEVIKNAVGDSEE; translated from the coding sequence GTGAGTAATACAATCGAAACAATTAAAGAGCAGATTAGCAATAACGATATTTTGTTGTACATGAAGGGGAACCCTCGTGCGCCACAGTGTGGTTTTTCCTCTCAAGCGGTTCAAGCCTTGATGTCTTGCGGCGAGCGCTTTGCTTTCGTGAACATTTTAGAAAACCCAGACATTCGTGCTGAGTTGCCAAAATTCGCAAATTGGCCAACGTTTCCTCAATTATGGGTGAAAGGCGAGTTGGTTGGTGGTTGTGACATTATCGTTGAGATGGCCGGTAATGGTGAGCTACAAGAAGTAATCAAAAACGCGGTTGGTGACTCTGAAGAATAA
- a CDS encoding peroxiredoxin, which produces MSILVGKKAPDFTVPAVLADGQIVDSFNLAETIKGKYAIVFFYPLDFTFVCPSEIIAMSHRMDKFREMGVEVIGVSIDSHFTHNAWRNTPVDQGGIGAVEYTLAADMDHEIAKAYGIESEGGDSYYPAGVAMRASFVIDQKGIVRSQVVNDEPIGRNMDELVRIVDALQFFEENGQVCPAGWNKGDKGMETSPEGVASYLAESAKSL; this is translated from the coding sequence ATGTCTATTTTAGTCGGAAAAAAAGCACCAGATTTTACTGTTCCAGCCGTACTTGCGGATGGTCAGATCGTTGATTCTTTCAACTTGGCAGAAACCATCAAGGGTAAATACGCGATTGTATTCTTCTACCCATTGGATTTCACATTCGTTTGCCCGTCTGAAATCATCGCTATGTCTCATCGTATGGACAAGTTCCGTGAGATGGGTGTAGAAGTAATTGGTGTGTCTATCGATTCACATTTCACTCACAACGCTTGGCGTAACACGCCTGTTGATCAAGGCGGTATCGGCGCTGTTGAGTACACGCTTGCAGCGGATATGGATCACGAAATTGCAAAAGCATATGGCATTGAATCTGAAGGTGGTGACTCTTACTACCCAGCAGGCGTTGCCATGCGTGCGTCTTTCGTTATTGACCAAAAAGGCATCGTACGTTCACAAGTCGTTAATGATGAACCGATCGGTCGTAACATGGACGAACTTGTTCGTATCGTTGATGCGCTACAATTCTTCGAAGAAAATGGTCAAGTTTGCCCAGCGGGTTGGAATAAAGGCGATAAAGGCATGGAAACATCACCAGAAGGTGTGGCTTCTTACCTAGCTGAGAGTGCTAAATCTCTATAA
- the gloA2 gene encoding SMU1112c/YaeR family gloxylase I-like metalloprotein → MLKLSHIHHVAIICSDYAASKHFYHKVLGLKIIRETYRENRQSYKLDLAINASSQIELFSFPNPPTRPSRPEAQGLRHLAFAVDNLDDSIHYLHQQGVATEAIRIDELTGKRFTFFADPDDLPLELYEAI, encoded by the coding sequence ATGCTTAAATTATCTCACATTCATCACGTTGCAATCATCTGCTCAGATTATGCTGCTTCTAAGCACTTTTATCATAAAGTCTTAGGCTTGAAGATTATTCGTGAAACCTATCGTGAGAATCGCCAATCTTACAAACTGGATCTAGCGATTAATGCCAGTTCGCAAATCGAACTCTTCTCGTTTCCCAATCCACCAACTCGCCCCTCTCGGCCAGAAGCTCAAGGCTTACGTCATTTAGCTTTTGCCGTGGACAATTTAGACGACAGTATTCATTACTTGCATCAACAAGGCGTGGCCACAGAAGCGATTCGAATCGATGAACTTACCGGTAAGCGCTTTACGTTTTTTGCAGACCCCGACGACCTACCACTTGAACTCTATGAAGCGATCTAA
- a CDS encoding LysR family transcriptional regulator, translating to MNINKIDLNLLIYLDVLLRECNVTRSANKLNITQPAMSNGLKRLRDLLNDPLLVRTSEGMKPTEKALRLQPIVRKVLLDLEEALQPEADFNESTSTRVFRIMASDYAASTVIPRLLNRLREYAPGITLDIMTPSDVTFHDVEAGKIDMAINRFEELPQSFHQKSVWLDTFVCMMSADNPIKDQFDLDAYLKAQHIWVSKTGFGIGVGMDPTDVQKLGWVDEALQAIERKRSIRVFTRSYHTAMHLALEQDLIATLPKKVAMVNKKNPDLVILEPPFDIPKIELKMIWSPLLHHDASHIWFRRQVIDVANEFNAQASNK from the coding sequence ATGAATATTAATAAGATTGACCTGAACCTGCTTATTTACCTCGATGTACTATTACGTGAATGCAATGTAACAAGGTCTGCCAACAAGCTCAATATTACCCAGCCCGCCATGAGTAATGGCCTAAAACGTCTGCGTGATTTATTAAATGATCCGTTATTGGTACGCACCAGTGAAGGCATGAAGCCAACCGAAAAGGCCTTACGACTTCAACCCATTGTCCGGAAAGTTCTACTGGACCTAGAAGAAGCATTACAGCCCGAAGCTGACTTTAACGAGAGTACCAGTACCCGTGTCTTTCGCATCATGGCAAGTGACTATGCAGCCTCTACCGTTATCCCTCGGTTATTAAATCGCCTGCGTGAATACGCGCCAGGCATTACACTCGATATCATGACGCCCAGTGATGTTACCTTCCACGACGTGGAAGCAGGTAAAATCGACATGGCCATTAACCGCTTTGAAGAATTGCCGCAATCCTTCCACCAAAAGAGCGTTTGGCTCGACACCTTCGTTTGTATGATGAGTGCTGATAACCCAATTAAAGACCAGTTCGATTTGGATGCTTACTTAAAAGCCCAGCACATCTGGGTGAGTAAAACCGGTTTTGGCATTGGCGTCGGCATGGACCCAACCGATGTGCAAAAATTAGGTTGGGTTGACGAAGCCTTGCAAGCCATTGAGCGCAAACGCAGCATTCGTGTCTTTACTCGCAGTTATCACACCGCAATGCACCTTGCATTAGAACAAGATTTGATCGCTACGCTGCCGAAAAAGGTCGCCATGGTCAACAAAAAGAACCCTGACTTGGTGATCTTAGAACCCCCCTTCGACATTCCCAAAATTGAGCTGAAAATGATATGGAGCCCGTTATTGCATCACGACGCCAGTCACATCTGGTTTAGACGACAAGTCATTGATGTAGCTAATGAATTTAACGCTCAAGCCAGTAACAAATAG
- a CDS encoding LysR substrate-binding domain-containing protein: MRITLRQLQIFEAVVHTGSVTAAADMVSISQPAASQALRELEALLGRPLFRRHGKRLQITPQARHLLPQARSVLSQIEQIESMGNEDELSGSLHLAASVSVGNYLLPKQMSNFKHQHPNIRFNLDIGNTQSVIQQLLTGKAEVGFIEGYCQHAELMTQVWLQDELVVFGSTKEDRSEHLSWDDLKAANWVMRESGSGTRNILEQATGAEIPQLNVVLSLAHMEAVKQAVIHQMGLGCLSRMAISQELNAGLIRLYQTPLKLNRNLLIVTPRNTALTQNAQRFIDLCRAIPALTNVS; encoded by the coding sequence ATGAGAATCACACTGAGACAGCTACAAATTTTTGAAGCCGTTGTCCACACTGGCTCAGTAACTGCTGCAGCGGATATGGTATCAATCAGTCAGCCGGCGGCCAGCCAAGCTTTGAGAGAATTAGAAGCCCTACTTGGTCGACCGTTATTTCGTCGTCATGGCAAGCGCTTACAGATCACCCCTCAAGCTCGACACCTGTTACCACAAGCCAGATCAGTATTGAGTCAGATAGAACAAATTGAAAGCATGGGCAATGAAGATGAATTAAGCGGCTCTCTTCATCTGGCGGCTAGCGTCAGTGTGGGCAACTATTTATTACCCAAGCAAATGTCTAATTTTAAACACCAACACCCAAACATTCGTTTTAATCTCGACATAGGCAATACCCAAAGCGTCATCCAACAACTCTTAACCGGTAAAGCCGAAGTAGGATTTATCGAAGGTTATTGCCAGCACGCTGAGTTAATGACACAAGTTTGGTTACAAGACGAACTTGTGGTGTTTGGTTCCACCAAAGAAGATAGATCGGAGCATTTATCTTGGGACGATTTAAAAGCCGCAAACTGGGTCATGCGTGAATCAGGTTCCGGCACTCGAAATATTCTAGAACAAGCCACCGGAGCCGAAATCCCACAATTAAATGTGGTGTTATCTTTGGCACACATGGAAGCAGTAAAACAGGCCGTTATTCATCAGATGGGATTAGGTTGTTTGTCTCGTATGGCCATTTCCCAAGAATTAAACGCGGGATTAATTAGACTGTATCAAACCCCTTTGAAGCTGAACCGCAATTTATTGATTGTTACCCCAAGGAACACCGCGTTAACACAAAATGCGCAGCGTTTTATTGACCTTTGTCGCGCTATTCCAGCGTTAACAAATGTGTCGTAG